One Panicum virgatum strain AP13 chromosome 9K, P.virgatum_v5, whole genome shotgun sequence genomic region harbors:
- the LOC120652981 gene encoding uncharacterized protein LOC120652981 isoform X2, producing the protein MQQQQKRSAAAAREPLKAEAQRERRAKAAAQKGAATGGAAAAAPEQRREATGGAAAAPEQMSSGRPGHALEQNGASGDQSKGLSKRLQRSKGRQESLKLKPRCLRPTTGYCQWTNH; encoded by the exons ATGCAGCAGCAACAGaagaggtcggcggcggcggcgcgggagccgcTCAAGGCGGAGGCGCAGCGGGAGCGGAgggccaaggcggcggcgcagaagggcgCGGCCACGGGGGGAGCTGCTGCGGCGGCACCGGAACAGAGGCGGGAGGCCACGggtggagctgcggcggcgccggagcagaTGAGTTCCGGCCGCCCCGGCCATGCGCTGGAGCAGAACGGAGCAAGCGGAG ATCAATCAAAGGGACTGTCAAAGAGGCTGCAGAGAAGCAAAGGGAGGCAAGAAAGTTTGAAGTTGAAGCCAAGATGTTTGAGACCTACAACAGGCTACTGTCAGTGGACAAATCATTGA